One Paenibacillus sp. FSL H7-0737 DNA segment encodes these proteins:
- a CDS encoding ATP-binding protein, producing MEKTTGVLTDETIIKASNQHCIDQGIDPEQPPIFPKCYAADELGSQLRVYSEVIEVIDFFVNKFLSSVKGNPILVTISDDEGYLLAFKGDPTIIDLVGQVGIKEGVQLNKEVGTNSIALCLEHHRPFQLKGQDHYHQILHRLVCCTAPFYKEDGLEILGTISFMADIDVAHPHLLPLLCTMADSIEREILLRRGNAELQLLNRILLDTNYLGVIITDELGTIVNINENCLNMLHLDGEHQESVIGASVFEIRNVGSYFQHVILQQEACAGLEVIQESNGLFEHYMLDVLPVYDSNACLARVIGSLRNITEMKKTEEVLRNTEKLVVAGQLAMSIAHEIRNPLTTVKGMLQLANKDSQLLHYDLIMSEVERMNLIVSEFLILGKPQAAHYRVEQCSTILQEVLSIFAIQVEMNNISLNTQLHFDANILCDRNHIKQVFLNILRNSMEALPFGGSITVALDVENGFQKITFTDNGEGMNQEVLEKLGQPFHTTRGDGNGLGIMIVKKIVSAHRGRVAIASEVGVGTAVTIYLPIK from the coding sequence TTGGAAAAGACAACAGGGGTACTGACGGATGAGACTATCATTAAGGCTTCCAATCAGCATTGCATTGATCAAGGAATAGACCCTGAGCAGCCTCCTATTTTTCCAAAATGTTATGCTGCAGATGAACTGGGGTCGCAACTCCGTGTATATAGTGAAGTGATTGAGGTTATTGATTTTTTCGTAAACAAGTTTCTTTCTTCAGTAAAAGGCAATCCGATCCTTGTTACCATATCGGATGATGAAGGTTATCTATTGGCGTTCAAAGGGGATCCGACGATTATTGATCTCGTAGGGCAGGTTGGCATCAAAGAAGGTGTGCAACTAAATAAAGAAGTGGGTACAAATTCAATTGCATTGTGTCTCGAACACCATCGGCCTTTTCAGTTGAAGGGACAAGACCATTATCATCAAATTCTTCATCGTTTAGTGTGCTGCACGGCTCCTTTTTATAAAGAGGATGGGCTTGAAATATTGGGGACGATATCATTTATGGCGGATATAGATGTGGCGCATCCCCACTTATTGCCATTGCTCTGTACCATGGCTGACTCCATCGAACGCGAGATTTTGCTGCGTAGAGGGAATGCTGAGCTTCAGCTTTTAAATCGAATCCTATTGGATACCAATTATTTGGGTGTTATTATAACGGATGAACTCGGAACGATCGTCAATATAAATGAGAACTGCTTAAACATGCTTCATTTGGATGGTGAACATCAAGAATCTGTTATCGGTGCCAGTGTCTTCGAAATTCGAAATGTGGGCTCTTATTTTCAGCATGTCATTCTTCAGCAAGAGGCATGTGCTGGGCTGGAAGTGATTCAGGAGAGCAACGGTTTGTTTGAACATTATATGCTGGATGTGCTTCCGGTTTATGATTCGAATGCATGTTTAGCTCGTGTGATTGGGAGTCTTCGTAATATCACAGAGATGAAAAAAACGGAAGAAGTGCTGCGCAATACAGAGAAGCTAGTGGTTGCTGGACAACTAGCCATGAGTATTGCACATGAGATTCGCAATCCGCTAACTACAGTCAAAGGAATGCTTCAACTGGCCAATAAAGATTCGCAACTGCTACATTATGATCTTATTATGTCAGAAGTAGAAAGAATGAACCTCATTGTGAGTGAGTTCCTCATACTAGGTAAACCGCAGGCCGCGCATTATAGGGTAGAACAATGTAGCACGATTCTGCAGGAAGTGCTCAGCATCTTTGCGATTCAAGTGGAGATGAATAATATATCATTGAACACGCAACTCCATTTTGATGCGAATATCTTGTGTGATCGCAATCATATCAAGCAGGTCTTCCTAAACATCCTAAGAAACTCAATGGAAGCCTTGCCCTTTGGCGGAAGCATCACAGTTGCCCTAGATGTGGAGAATGGCTTCCAGAAGATTACCTTCACAGACAACGGAGAGGGTATGAACCAGGAAGTACTGGAGAAATTAGGCCAGCCTTTTCACACGACCAGAGGTGATGGTAATGGACTGGGAATCATGATTGTTAAAAAGATAGTATCTGCACATAGAGGGCGAGTGGCCATAGCGAGTGAAGTGGGCGTAGGTACGGCCGTTACGATTTATCTGCCAATAAAATAA
- a CDS encoding TPM domain-containing protein has translation MKKYLALFLLISVLWIPVAYAAEIPAQQGLVTDKAGMFSSAEATSISAAATGDLVTMHVLTVDSLNGTPADRYAEDTYASWGLSTRDILLLISAGDQSIELNFNNPGFQTSLNAWSQNQGGKSGSAAITALLDTYFIPYAREGDFAGGTKALIKAVHSIGESTGNAGGSAGSGSAVGSTNSGSGNGTSGKPGNSVSTGSSSSSSMFMIAAILIGIVLILLVLFIVITGLRRRKQLNAQQEQLSDLLVRANRALESLKPFQGIVQGKTEVLVEGISKRLSAKLVEISSLQNDGQGVQPPFYHLTALKAAVEQLQQTEDSFRAALEEEEKNIAVISEADRNVKQRITELKEDAPELEEQLQGAVKETGYALQEIVEELKELAEETSKADQLELFDPIAAQEITEDAQDRQEKIEQDLKDVDLYDDKLNQFPTVLAAARTKITNIIEQNSLHNMKVKPFDRLEQARTESLTLEAPLRVGDMDEVRKIGATLDLLLDEAVAMTEQQALLRQNNRRDLETFRTEWSQLKQRRDGLQSRITEARMYFEEQHVSTVENILTEWSTRLREGASEVAQIENWTSDERGEYDKAHNALEQLLSLLDEAARQFDGVSESLNALHERLDKVTRLFSEGQSRVETTQRMLHSRGLSSRIHFELSLLPEYSALDHRLASRPYNLEELESLGRSYDSQITSFVNEANRLVRQKEEEERSAQLAMMREQQRRAQARKRMSSGPPSSGGFGGGRSSGGSSWGGGGSGGRSSGGSSWGGGGKSGRNSSGGSKW, from the coding sequence TTGAAAAAGTATTTAGCTTTATTCTTATTGATCAGCGTGTTATGGATACCCGTTGCATACGCCGCCGAAATCCCTGCTCAACAGGGATTAGTAACCGATAAAGCTGGAATGTTTAGTTCCGCAGAAGCGACGTCCATTTCTGCTGCTGCCACTGGAGATCTCGTTACTATGCATGTACTCACCGTAGATTCCTTAAACGGTACTCCGGCCGATAGATACGCCGAGGATACTTACGCCTCATGGGGACTGTCCACTCGCGATATTCTCTTGCTGATCTCTGCTGGCGATCAGTCCATTGAACTTAATTTTAACAATCCTGGCTTTCAAACCTCGTTAAATGCCTGGTCCCAAAATCAGGGAGGGAAATCAGGAAGTGCTGCCATTACAGCGCTGCTTGATACTTATTTCATCCCTTATGCCAGAGAAGGAGACTTCGCTGGAGGGACAAAGGCTTTAATTAAAGCGGTCCATTCCATCGGGGAGAGTACCGGAAATGCTGGAGGAAGTGCAGGAAGCGGTAGCGCAGTTGGCAGTACGAATAGCGGTTCAGGGAACGGAACCTCCGGTAAACCTGGGAATTCGGTCAGTACAGGAAGCAGCTCCAGTAGCTCCATGTTTATGATTGCCGCCATTCTAATTGGAATCGTACTGATACTACTTGTGCTATTTATAGTGATCACAGGTCTACGTCGACGCAAACAGCTAAACGCACAACAAGAGCAGTTATCCGATTTGCTAGTACGGGCGAATCGAGCATTGGAGTCATTAAAGCCATTTCAAGGGATCGTTCAGGGAAAAACCGAGGTACTTGTAGAAGGCATTTCAAAACGACTCTCTGCAAAGCTCGTTGAAATCTCTTCACTGCAAAATGATGGGCAAGGTGTACAGCCACCCTTTTATCATTTGACTGCCCTTAAGGCAGCCGTGGAACAATTACAGCAGACAGAGGACTCCTTCCGCGCAGCGCTTGAGGAGGAAGAGAAGAACATTGCTGTCATCAGTGAAGCTGATCGCAATGTTAAACAGCGAATTACAGAGCTGAAAGAGGATGCACCAGAGCTTGAAGAGCAGCTACAAGGTGCGGTTAAAGAAACCGGCTATGCACTTCAAGAAATTGTAGAAGAGCTCAAGGAGCTTGCCGAGGAGACCTCAAAGGCAGATCAATTGGAGCTTTTTGACCCTATCGCCGCACAAGAAATTACCGAGGATGCACAAGATCGCCAAGAAAAGATTGAACAAGACCTGAAGGATGTCGATCTCTACGATGATAAGCTAAACCAGTTCCCTACGGTATTAGCTGCAGCCCGTACCAAAATCACAAACATCATCGAGCAGAATTCACTTCACAACATGAAGGTAAAACCATTTGACCGTCTGGAGCAGGCCCGCACAGAATCGCTGACGCTTGAAGCGCCGCTGCGTGTTGGAGATATGGATGAGGTGCGCAAGATTGGCGCCACTCTTGACCTTCTCCTGGATGAGGCTGTTGCTATGACAGAACAACAAGCACTCCTTCGGCAGAACAACCGCAGAGATTTAGAGACATTTCGCACCGAATGGAGCCAATTAAAACAGCGGCGAGACGGACTGCAAAGCCGGATTACCGAAGCACGTATGTATTTTGAAGAACAACATGTATCAACTGTGGAGAACATCCTTACAGAGTGGAGCACACGCCTTCGGGAAGGTGCTAGTGAAGTAGCGCAGATTGAGAATTGGACCAGTGATGAGCGCGGCGAATATGATAAGGCCCACAATGCGCTAGAACAGTTGCTATCCCTCCTAGATGAAGCTGCAAGGCAGTTCGATGGTGTCTCAGAAAGTCTAAATGCACTTCATGAAAGACTGGATAAGGTCACTCGCCTCTTTTCCGAAGGGCAAAGCCGGGTGGAAACGACCCAACGAATGCTGCATAGCAGAGGGTTATCTTCTAGAATTCACTTCGAGCTATCCTTACTGCCGGAATACAGTGCACTGGATCATCGCCTGGCATCCCGGCCTTATAATCTTGAGGAACTGGAGTCCCTTGGCCGTTCTTATGATTCACAGATCACTTCCTTTGTGAATGAAGCGAACCGACTCGTTCGTCAGAAGGAAGAAGAAGAACGATCAGCTCAATTAGCTATGATGAGAGAACAGCAACGTCGCGCGCAGGCTCGCAAGCGAATGTCCTCTGGCCCACCTTCATCAGGTGGATTCGGTGGAGGACGCTCCTCCGGTGGCTCCTCCTGGGGTGGCGGTGGCAGCGGTGGCAGATCCTCCGGCGGATCTTCTTGGGGCGGCGGAGGGAAGTCCGGCCGAAATTCATCAGGCGGATCCAAGTGGTAG